One window of the Marinilactibacillus sp. Marseille-P9653 genome contains the following:
- the alsE gene encoding D-allulose 6-phosphate 3-epimerase: protein MNNVEISPSLMTMDLDKFKEQITFLNDHADSYHIDIMDGHYVPNITLSPWFIEEVRKISDLPMSVHLMVTEPSFWVPQLIDLKCEWICMHAEVLDGLAFRLIDDIHNAGLKAGVVLNPETPIETIFPYIDLLDKITIMTVDPGFAGQRFIDNTLDKIVALRALREEKGYNYQIEMDGSSNRKTFKKIDAAGPDIYIVGRSGLFGLTEDIDSSWETMVKDYEEMTEKSFSK from the coding sequence ATGAATAATGTAGAAATTTCACCCTCACTGATGACAATGGATTTAGATAAATTCAAAGAACAAATCACGTTTTTAAATGATCACGCGGATTCTTATCATATTGATATTATGGATGGACACTATGTTCCGAACATCACACTATCGCCATGGTTTATTGAAGAAGTGCGTAAAATCAGCGACTTACCGATGTCAGTACACTTGATGGTAACTGAACCAAGTTTCTGGGTACCGCAATTGATTGACTTGAAATGTGAATGGATCTGTATGCATGCAGAAGTATTGGATGGCTTAGCCTTCAGATTGATCGATGATATTCATAACGCTGGGTTAAAAGCCGGTGTCGTATTAAATCCAGAAACACCCATCGAAACGATTTTCCCGTATATCGATTTGTTGGATAAAATCACGATTATGACCGTCGATCCAGGATTTGCCGGACAACGATTCATCGATAACACATTAGATAAAATTGTTGCTCTAAGAGCGTTAAGAGAAGAAAAAGGCTATAACTACCAGATTGAAATGGATGGATCATCCAATCGCAAGACATTCAAGAAAATCGATGCAGCTGGACCAGATATTTATATCGTTGGAAGAAGCGGTTTATTCGGCCTAACAGAAGACATTGATTCGTCTTGGGAAACGATGGTCAAAGATTACGAAGAAATGACAGAGAAATCATTTAGTAAATAA
- the tkt gene encoding transketolase — protein MFDKIDELAVNTLRTLSIDAVQKANSGHPGLPMGAAPMAYTLWTKQMKVNPKHSKWFDRDRFILSAGHGSALLYSLLHVSGYDVSIEDVKNFRQIGSKTPGHPEVHMTDGVEATTGPLGQGIANAVGFAMAEAHLAARFNKDQFNVVDHFTYALCGDGDLQEGVSQEAASLAGHLKLGKLVILYDSNDIQLDGPIEKAFTENVGKRFEAYGWEHIRVENGNDLSTINEAIEKAKTNLDQPTIIEVKTTIGFGAPNAGTSAVHGAPLGAEGILASKKAYLWEGEDFYVPEPVQERFNETMIKEGQKAESDWKQLVEDYKNAYPELSEDFQAMMDGQLPEGWQNQLPVYTEENGTKATRVSSGEVLNAIAGAVPTFWGGSADLSGSNKSMIDGQVDFSADQYDGRNIWYGVREFAMAAALNGILLHGGTQSYVSTFFVFSDYLRPAVRLAALSEIPAIYVMTHDSIAVGEDGPTHEPVEQLSSFRGMHNVSVIRPADGNEVVAAWELAVESTKTPTMLVLTRQDLPVLPGTETHARENVRKGAYVISPSVDETQEGILIATGSEVALAIEAQKQLKESGTDVSVVSMPSMDLFEKQDQAYKDSVLPAAVTKRVAIEMGSPFGWDRYTGTQGTSLTIDRFGQSGEGTKVVESYGFTAENIVNIYKEL, from the coding sequence TTGTTTGACAAAATAGATGAATTAGCTGTAAACACATTAAGAACACTCAGTATTGATGCCGTTCAAAAGGCAAACTCTGGTCATCCAGGTTTGCCAATGGGGGCTGCACCAATGGCTTATACTTTGTGGACAAAACAGATGAAAGTCAATCCAAAACATTCGAAATGGTTCGACCGAGATCGCTTTATTCTTTCTGCGGGTCATGGATCAGCGTTACTCTATAGTTTATTACATGTTTCAGGATATGATGTTTCTATTGAAGACGTGAAAAATTTCCGCCAAATCGGAAGCAAAACACCGGGCCATCCAGAAGTGCATATGACAGATGGCGTTGAAGCGACGACGGGTCCCCTTGGACAAGGAATTGCGAATGCCGTTGGCTTTGCCATGGCAGAAGCGCATCTTGCCGCACGTTTCAATAAAGATCAGTTTAATGTAGTGGATCATTTCACCTATGCATTATGTGGAGATGGTGATCTTCAGGAAGGTGTTTCTCAAGAAGCGGCTTCCTTAGCAGGGCATTTGAAACTTGGAAAGCTTGTGATTTTGTATGATTCAAATGATATCCAATTAGATGGACCCATCGAGAAAGCTTTCACAGAGAACGTTGGGAAACGCTTTGAAGCGTACGGATGGGAACATATTCGCGTAGAAAATGGAAATGACCTAAGTACTATTAATGAAGCGATTGAAAAAGCAAAAACAAATCTTGATCAACCAACTATAATTGAAGTGAAAACAACGATTGGATTCGGTGCACCAAATGCCGGAACCTCGGCTGTTCATGGAGCGCCACTTGGAGCTGAAGGGATTTTAGCTTCTAAGAAAGCTTACTTGTGGGAAGGGGAAGACTTTTATGTTCCTGAACCCGTTCAAGAACGATTCAATGAAACGATGATCAAAGAGGGTCAAAAAGCAGAATCTGATTGGAAGCAATTAGTGGAAGACTACAAAAACGCCTATCCGGAGTTATCAGAAGATTTCCAAGCTATGATGGATGGACAACTACCTGAAGGCTGGCAAAACCAGTTACCGGTTTACACGGAAGAAAACGGGACAAAAGCAACGCGCGTATCGAGTGGAGAAGTACTGAACGCAATTGCCGGAGCCGTACCGACTTTCTGGGGTGGATCTGCCGACTTGTCTGGATCAAACAAATCCATGATCGATGGTCAAGTTGACTTTTCAGCGGATCAATATGATGGACGTAATATTTGGTATGGTGTGAGAGAGTTCGCTATGGCCGCTGCCTTAAATGGCATTTTACTACACGGAGGAACGCAGTCTTATGTCAGTACATTCTTTGTATTTTCAGATTACTTGCGCCCAGCTGTTCGTTTAGCTGCACTATCCGAAATTCCAGCTATTTATGTGATGACACATGATTCGATTGCGGTTGGAGAAGATGGCCCAACGCATGAACCGGTGGAACAATTGTCGAGTTTCCGAGGTATGCACAATGTATCTGTTATCCGTCCAGCAGATGGGAACGAGGTTGTTGCCGCTTGGGAATTAGCCGTTGAATCTACAAAAACACCGACGATGCTCGTTTTGACTCGACAAGACTTACCCGTTTTACCTGGTACAGAAACGCATGCAAGAGAGAATGTGCGCAAAGGTGCGTATGTGATTTCGCCATCTGTGGATGAAACGCAAGAAGGGATTTTGATTGCGACTGGATCGGAAGTAGCACTCGCAATTGAAGCTCAAAAACAATTAAAAGAATCTGGTACAGATGTATCCGTCGTTTCGATGCCAAGTATGGATCTGTTTGAAAAACAAGATCAAGCGTACAAAGATTCCGTTCTTCCAGCAGCTGTCACGAAAAGAGTAGCAATTGAAATGGGCTCACCATTTGGCTGGGATCGCTATACAGGAACACAAGGAACAAGCTTAACCATAGACCGCTTTGGTCAAAGTGGAGAAGGCACAAAAGTAGTGGAATCTTACGGATTCACTGCAGAGAATATTGTGAACATCTATAAAGAACTTTAG
- a CDS encoding TM2 domain-containing protein, whose amino-acid sequence MYEQLTNEEKMVVNSEVANSKKSTGMAYLLWFFLGVFGIHRFYLNRKGSAIALLALFVTGWITSVILIGFLFLFIGGIWLFVDLFLVAGMVRVENEKLTTSFSQKIYNRRNGMEF is encoded by the coding sequence ATGTATGAACAATTGACAAATGAGGAAAAGATGGTTGTGAATTCTGAGGTGGCCAATAGTAAGAAGAGTACGGGTATGGCTTATCTACTTTGGTTTTTTCTAGGGGTATTTGGGATACATAGGTTTTATTTGAATAGAAAAGGTTCTGCTATTGCTTTATTGGCATTATTTGTTACGGGATGGATTACTTCTGTGATTTTAATTGGATTTTTATTCTTGTTTATAGGCGGCATTTGGTTATTTGTCGATTTATTCTTGGTCGCAGGAATGGTTCGAGTTGAAAATGAAAAGTTGACAACGTCATTCTCACAGAAAATATACAATAGACGAAATGGCATGGAGTTTTAA
- a CDS encoding sigma-70 family RNA polymerase sigma factor encodes MKRVLEEKVEHDFFFVHDSIVFGAIKKIGIRYDHTNYDDFVQIGRIKLVNAYQEFPKDLHEEAYFYQFTGYAYRKVYWGLMDQIRKDQRINEREDGLPESFEEWGTDEYQIFDQDVVIWQLFYSMLRCLTKKEQRYLKDLVFNQLSITEIAAKYGVSRKTVYVWKKQVAKKLAHYESVLKNR; translated from the coding sequence ATGAAACGAGTGCTAGAAGAAAAGGTAGAACACGATTTTTTCTTTGTACATGACTCGATCGTGTTCGGAGCGATAAAGAAAATCGGAATTCGCTACGATCATACAAATTACGATGATTTTGTACAGATTGGTCGAATAAAGTTAGTGAATGCTTATCAGGAATTCCCAAAAGACTTACATGAAGAAGCTTATTTTTATCAATTCACAGGTTATGCTTACCGGAAAGTTTACTGGGGACTGATGGATCAAATTAGAAAAGATCAACGGATTAATGAAAGAGAAGACGGGCTACCCGAATCCTTTGAAGAATGGGGAACGGATGAATATCAAATTTTTGATCAGGATGTCGTGATCTGGCAGTTGTTTTATTCTATGTTGAGATGTCTAACAAAGAAAGAGCAGCGGTACTTAAAAGATCTCGTATTCAACCAACTGTCAATCACAGAGATTGCTGCGAAATATGGCGTAAGCAGAAAAACAGTCTATGTATGGAAAAAACAAGTCGCAAAAAAACTGGCTCATTACGAGTCAGTATTAAAAAATAGATAA
- a CDS encoding N-acetylmuramoyl-L-alanine amidase: MSKSIIIDAGHGGKDPGAIGFNEKEKDWALEMSRYQFRRLKALGAKVALTRKEDTTLTPTERVARIKNQYDVCLSNHWNAFDGSARGIETIHSVKAKSTFAKDLADRLASYTQLPLRRVFSRAINPGVDYYFLHRLTGRTETVIIEYGFIDHPMDHAYYKNQKQFYTAAEAVIASVCQKIGIPYQEPDEESVKKPKNRSQQMKLESIYDGKLRFYNQPSWKDADVFGYLEIGQGFPKVIEKITVGKGEQFKVENSKGETFYITAHPKYVKVS; encoded by the coding sequence ATGAGCAAATCAATTATCATTGATGCAGGACACGGTGGAAAAGATCCGGGAGCCATTGGATTCAATGAAAAGGAAAAAGACTGGGCATTAGAAATGAGCCGCTACCAGTTCCGTCGTTTAAAAGCCTTAGGGGCGAAAGTAGCGCTGACGAGAAAAGAAGATACCACTTTGACACCTACAGAGCGCGTTGCAAGAATCAAAAATCAGTATGACGTTTGCCTATCAAACCACTGGAACGCGTTTGATGGTAGTGCAAGGGGAATTGAAACCATTCATTCGGTCAAGGCGAAATCGACATTTGCGAAAGACTTGGCTGATCGGTTAGCGAGTTACACTCAGTTGCCGCTCAGAAGAGTTTTTAGTAGAGCCATCAACCCAGGTGTGGATTACTATTTTCTGCATAGACTGACCGGCAGAACAGAGACGGTGATTATTGAATACGGCTTTATTGATCATCCAATGGATCATGCTTACTACAAAAATCAAAAACAGTTTTATACAGCAGCTGAAGCGGTGATCGCAAGTGTTTGTCAGAAAATTGGTATTCCATACCAAGAACCAGACGAAGAATCTGTAAAAAAGCCAAAAAATCGTTCACAGCAAATGAAATTAGAAAGCATTTATGACGGAAAGCTTCGGTTTTATAATCAACCAAGCTGGAAAGATGCGGATGTCTTTGGATACCTCGAGATCGGTCAAGGCTTTCCTAAAGTGATTGAAAAAATAACTGTGGGTAAAGGTGAACAATTTAAAGTAGAGAATTCCAAAGGAGAAACCTTCTATATTACGGCGCATCCTAAGTATGTAAAAGTCAGTTAA
- a CDS encoding competence protein ComK has translation MRQTQKAFEKIGKVLNNDYGQTPHLVNEDFSYYQATYSPHAISKDSIMTYIDEALPRKKIWINDDSYYLYDLSKHPDTPYNSLIFQTNGAVFKSEETTTKIIKRYFKLNTSYDIISILGKMIGIKKKVPYVLGNIQFGPEKGPSKDHVNWIGLHHIYNMETVGDQTYIHIHPDHELIIEMKVGPIKNMMDNAAAMVYIQQQLAIDMQRMFGSSTDLNPNSMISRIVEKNTYKFKRIYPLPWFLKMIYTVSKNIAMSALGIEEDVLEEHEMDYLYIKDLEDEEDEVHE, from the coding sequence ATGCGTCAAACACAAAAAGCATTTGAAAAGATAGGAAAAGTATTGAATAATGATTACGGTCAAACGCCACATCTGGTTAACGAAGATTTTTCATATTACCAAGCTACTTATTCACCACATGCTATTAGTAAAGACTCTATCATGACTTACATAGACGAAGCACTCCCCAGAAAGAAAATATGGATCAATGATGATTCTTATTACTTATACGATCTCTCCAAACATCCTGATACGCCTTATAATAGTTTGATTTTTCAAACTAATGGTGCTGTCTTCAAATCAGAAGAAACCACTACAAAAATTATCAAACGATACTTCAAATTGAATACTTCCTATGACATTATTAGTATTCTAGGAAAGATGATTGGCATTAAAAAGAAAGTTCCATATGTACTAGGCAATATTCAGTTTGGACCAGAAAAAGGTCCCTCAAAAGACCACGTTAACTGGATCGGCCTCCACCATATTTATAATATGGAAACCGTTGGAGATCAAACGTACATTCATATTCATCCTGACCATGAATTGATTATCGAAATGAAAGTTGGCCCCATTAAAAATATGATGGATAATGCGGCAGCGATGGTCTATATCCAGCAACAGCTTGCCATAGATATGCAGCGAATGTTTGGTTCATCAACTGATCTCAATCCGAATAGTATGATTTCGAGAATCGTTGAAAAAAATACATATAAGTTCAAACGGATCTACCCACTCCCTTGGTTCCTTAAAATGATTTATACAGTATCCAAGAATATTGCAATGAGTGCTTTAGGGATAGAAGAGGATGTACTTGAAGAACATGAAATGGACTATTTATATATTAAAGATTTAGAAGACGAAGAAGATGAAGTCCACGAATAA
- a CDS encoding transporter substrate-binding domain-containing protein, producing the protein MKRTIQSLLTLSLGSSLLLAACSNDSTEETATTTTEDTSWSDIQEAGVLKAATSGTYFPNSYHEEGTNVLTGFEVEILREIGERLDVEVEFTEMGVDGMLTSLNSEQIDIAALSISHAGENADKFNYSEPYKYTYMSMIVREDDNSGIETMEDLEGKRAAGAATTSYMKIAEQFGAELVIYDNATNDQYLNDVANGRTDLIINDYYGQTMALTAFPEIPIKIQENLFFNPSYTNFSMKLGKDTLTEEVDKALEEMHSDGTLSALSEEFYQGEDVSVEVDMDIPTYEIEE; encoded by the coding sequence ATGAAACGAACCATTCAATCACTATTAACCTTATCACTAGGTAGCAGTCTACTACTAGCAGCTTGCTCGAATGACTCAACTGAAGAAACAGCGACTACAACAACTGAAGATACTTCTTGGAGTGATATCCAAGAAGCTGGCGTTTTGAAAGCAGCGACTTCCGGAACGTATTTCCCGAATTCCTATCACGAAGAAGGCACGAATGTCTTGACGGGCTTTGAGGTAGAAATATTGCGAGAAATCGGTGAGCGACTAGACGTTGAGGTGGAATTCACTGAGATGGGTGTTGACGGTATGCTAACGTCACTAAATAGTGAACAAATCGATATTGCGGCTTTGAGCATCAGTCATGCTGGAGAAAATGCGGACAAATTCAATTATTCAGAACCGTATAAATACACTTATATGTCGATGATCGTTAGAGAAGATGATAATTCAGGTATCGAAACGATGGAAGACCTTGAAGGTAAGCGAGCTGCCGGAGCGGCTACGACTTCTTATATGAAAATTGCTGAACAGTTCGGCGCAGAACTGGTCATTTACGACAATGCGACAAACGATCAGTATCTTAATGACGTAGCGAATGGACGGACGGATTTAATCATCAACGATTATTATGGTCAGACAATGGCATTAACTGCTTTTCCAGAAATTCCAATCAAGATTCAAGAAAACTTATTCTTTAATCCAAGTTATACCAACTTTTCGATGAAACTTGGAAAAGACACGTTAACCGAAGAAGTAGATAAAGCTTTAGAAGAAATGCATTCTGATGGGACTCTAAGTGCATTGTCTGAAGAATTTTATCAAGGGGAAGACGTATCTGTAGAAGTTGATATGGATATACCTACGTACGAGATTGAGGAGTAA
- a CDS encoding amino acid ABC transporter permease, with protein MGNIEWQYIFDPELAWESLPFLISGIPNTLIIAIISTFLGLIIGLGLTVMRLSEMKLLNFLAKVYVSFMRGTPALVFLFLIYFGLPFVNIQFEAMTAAIICFSLNSAAYISEILRSAVSSVDHGQWEAAKALGLGKGITFRAIIIPQATRIALPPLGNVLIDVIKGTSLAAMITVNEIFQNARIVGGREFDYMTMYIMVALIYWLICSIFSYFQTYLEVISSRYVIQK; from the coding sequence ATGGGAAACATCGAATGGCAATACATTTTTGATCCTGAGCTTGCTTGGGAATCTCTACCTTTCTTGATCAGTGGTATCCCAAATACGTTAATTATCGCGATTATTAGTACGTTTTTAGGGCTGATTATCGGATTAGGATTGACGGTTATGCGTCTGTCGGAGATGAAACTATTAAACTTTCTGGCTAAGGTGTACGTTTCATTTATGCGCGGAACCCCAGCGCTCGTCTTTCTTTTTCTGATTTATTTTGGACTACCATTCGTCAATATCCAGTTTGAAGCCATGACAGCTGCGATTATCTGCTTCAGCTTGAACTCAGCGGCCTATATTTCTGAAATTTTGAGATCCGCTGTATCCTCCGTTGATCACGGCCAATGGGAAGCCGCAAAAGCGCTAGGTTTAGGAAAAGGCATCACATTTCGGGCAATCATTATCCCGCAAGCAACGCGAATCGCTCTGCCACCACTTGGTAACGTGTTGATCGATGTGATTAAAGGAACCTCTCTAGCGGCGATGATCACCGTCAATGAAATCTTCCAGAACGCTCGCATTGTCGGAGGCAGAGAATTCGATTACATGACCATGTACATTATGGTCGCCCTCATTTACTGGCTGATTTGCAGCATCTTCAGCTACTTCCAGACCTATCTAGAAGTTATTTCTTCAAGATACGTCATCCAAAAATAA
- a CDS encoding DUF5316 family protein codes for MSVINWVKSIPASIKWIIAGALLLLLSYVITMSIQFEFAVLVNYMTFGLTVLAIILSGTAVSGDRMRANISSRAGRTLDTLKYSKFVLLFAVPFYIMFVVLEFI; via the coding sequence GTGAGTGTTATAAATTGGGTCAAATCAATACCGGCAAGTATAAAGTGGATTATTGCGGGGGCGTTATTGCTTTTGCTTAGCTATGTGATCACCATGTCTATACAGTTCGAGTTTGCCGTCCTAGTCAACTATATGACGTTTGGCTTAACTGTACTAGCCATCATTTTATCCGGGACAGCAGTGAGTGGAGACAGAATGCGCGCGAATATCAGTAGCCGTGCAGGTAGAACGCTTGATACGTTGAAGTATTCTAAATTCGTTTTACTATTTGCAGTACCGTTTTACATAATGTTTGTGGTTTTGGAGTTTATTTAA
- a CDS encoding IS30 family transposase, whose amino-acid sequence MTHSNDNTSARKGKHLSYSERSQIAILKTENYSNRQIANALGRVPQTINSEIHRGTITQLKRQKQNGKVYDYYTTIYDPDTGQAAYDRLRLNCGRRPKWADTDAFIEWADDKLILEKWSPDVVIGFAKTHDLFDSSIIPCTTTLYGWIDKGIMRTKNMDLLEKLSRKPKDTSYRGRTNKRILGQSIEQRPPEIDNRQTFGHWEIDTVVGNKVKTDSVLLTLVERQTRFEIILKLRGKDKESVDQAIQQLRLKAGDTFSKVFKTITSDNGSEFAGLHEALKETLEVYFSHPYASWERGTSENQHKFIRRFIPKGKAISHFSETQCLRIQQWMNDYPRKILGYKTPHDCFANALRLLSQVV is encoded by the coding sequence ATGACGCACTCTAACGATAACACATCAGCACGTAAGGGAAAACACTTATCTTATTCAGAACGGTCTCAAATTGCTATTTTAAAAACTGAGAACTACTCCAATCGTCAAATTGCGAATGCACTGGGACGTGTCCCGCAAACCATCAATAGTGAAATCCATCGTGGAACTATCACTCAACTTAAACGCCAAAAGCAAAACGGCAAAGTTTATGATTACTATACGACTATCTACGATCCCGATACCGGACAAGCAGCTTACGATAGGCTTCGATTGAACTGTGGCCGTCGGCCAAAATGGGCTGACACGGATGCATTTATTGAGTGGGCAGATGATAAATTGATACTAGAAAAGTGGTCTCCGGACGTGGTCATTGGTTTTGCTAAAACACATGACTTGTTTGACTCTTCTATTATTCCTTGTACAACGACTCTTTATGGATGGATTGACAAAGGTATCATGAGAACCAAGAATATGGATCTACTTGAAAAACTATCACGAAAACCAAAAGACACTTCTTATAGAGGACGAACAAACAAACGGATTTTAGGCCAATCTATTGAACAAAGACCTCCAGAAATTGATAATAGACAGACTTTTGGACACTGGGAAATCGATACAGTTGTCGGAAATAAAGTGAAAACCGATTCGGTTTTATTGACGTTAGTTGAACGTCAAACACGCTTTGAAATCATCCTTAAGCTCAGAGGTAAAGATAAAGAATCCGTTGATCAGGCAATCCAACAATTACGGCTTAAAGCCGGCGATACCTTTTCTAAAGTATTTAAGACCATCACCTCGGATAATGGATCTGAGTTTGCAGGGCTTCACGAAGCGCTGAAAGAGACACTTGAAGTGTATTTTAGTCATCCGTATGCTTCGTGGGAAAGAGGCACAAGCGAGAACCAGCATAAATTTATCCGCCGATTTATTCCAAAAGGTAAAGCTATCAGTCATTTTAGTGAAACTCAGTGCTTGAGAATACAACAATGGATGAATGACTATCCTCGGAAAATACTTGGCTATAAAACCCCTCATGACTGTTTTGCCAATGCTCTACGCTTGTTGTCCCAAGTGGTCTAA
- a CDS encoding DUF6054 family protein — MAKYLYETTGDFNAFVGVVHELAQHISSTTIYEDGYRFGEQSAMMVYERYSIVGSSRVSLSVMITEFEGKIQLVAIPSGGSQAIALKINNWGEGAFLKEFKQSLEGTDKTWLR; from the coding sequence ATGGCTAAATACTTATATGAAACGACGGGAGATTTTAATGCTTTTGTTGGTGTTGTGCATGAGTTAGCACAACACATCAGCTCAACAACAATTTACGAGGATGGTTACCGATTCGGTGAACAAAGTGCAATGATGGTCTATGAGCGCTATAGTATCGTCGGCTCAAGCAGAGTATCCTTAAGCGTTATGATTACAGAGTTTGAAGGTAAGATCCAACTTGTTGCTATCCCCTCTGGTGGTAGCCAAGCCATTGCACTCAAAATCAATAATTGGGGCGAAGGTGCATTTTTAAAGGAATTCAAACAGTCTCTAGAGGGAACAGACAAAACTTGGTTACGGTAA